In a single window of the Zea mays cultivar B73 chromosome 5, Zm-B73-REFERENCE-NAM-5.0, whole genome shotgun sequence genome:
- the LOC103628763 gene encoding UDP-glycosyltransferase 82A1 — protein sequence MGVESTQAKRAMVFVPFPAQGHITPMIYLARALAVRGGITATVAVPDFVHHRMGRLTEDACGAELALVPIPSGVPDDGRGEPPGFATIVHAMEHHMPAHLERIVMGAGHGRVPCSCLVVDVLASWAVSVAARCDVPAVGFWPVMFASYRIVAAIPALVSKAFISASGAPLPPPSTNGVDDEDQANKHQNIGDPILPSKLQLSTKDLPWLVGGAASQQSRFAFWKRTVDRAKRLPAILVNSFPGEGAGDSDRYDPPPGQRILHVGPLFNVNVSLAAGAAENNGSSCVPLEKPNAAAATTMWQADSTCMDWLDRRSPGSVVYVSFGSWVAPIGPERMAEFALGLQAAGRPFLWVLKNHPSWRAGLPDRFVETVASSRGIGKIVPWAPQEEVLGHHAVGCYITHCGWNSTLEAVRHRVRMICYPISGDQFINCAYIVKMWEAGMAMDSTDRDGVKDCIERVMEGEEGRRLQEKVNGMEKVVAGEARSIAKGNLDLFINGIESGDDWVTKL from the exons ATGGGCGTCGAATCCACGCAGGCGAAGCGCGCCATGGTGTTCGTGCCATTTCCGGCGCAGGGCCACATCACGCCGATGATCTACCTGGCGCGCGCCCTCGCGGTCCGCGGCGGCATCACGGCCACCGTAGCGGTGCCTGACTTCGTCCATCATCGCATGGGACGTCTGACCGAAGATGCCTGCGGCGCCGAGCTGGCCCTCGTGCCCATCCCAAGCGGCGTCCCGGACGACGGCAGAGGCGAACCGCCGGGCTTCGCCACCATCGTGCACGCCATGGAGCACCACATGCCGGCCCACCTGGAGCGAATCGTCATGGGAGCAGGCCACGGCCGCGTGCCCTGCTCCTGCCTCGTCGTGGACGTCCTCGCGTCGTGGGCCGTATCCGTGGCCGCGCGGTGCGACGTGCCCGCCGTGGGGTTCTGGCCGGTGATGTTCGCGAGTTACCGCATCGTGGCAGCCATTCCGGCGCTCGTCAGCAAGGCCTTCATCTCCGCTTCCG GCGCGCCACTGCCACCACCATCGACAAACGGAGTCGACGACGAAGATCAAGCCAACAAGCATCAAAACATTGGAGACCCGATACTGCCCTCGAAGCTACAGCTGAGCACGAAAGATCTGCCATGGCTCGTCGGTGGCGCGGCATCCCAGCAATCCAGGTTCGCATTCTGGAAGCGAACCGTGGACCGCGCGAAGCGCCTCCCCGCCATCCTCGTCAACTCCTTCCCCGGCGAAGGCGCAGGCGACTCCGACCGGTATGACCCGCCGCCGGGCCAGCGCATCCTCCACGTCGGGCCACTCTTCAACGTCAACGTGTCGCTGGCTGCTGGTGCGGCGGAGAATAACGGCTCGTCATGCGTCCCGTTGGAGAAGCCGAACGCTGCAGCGGCCACCACCATGTGGCAGGCGGACTCCACCTGCATGGATTGGCTGGACCGGCGCAGTCCCGGGTCGGTGGTCTACGTTTCCTTCGGAAGCTGGGTCGCGCCGATCGGGCCGGAGAGGATGGCCGAGTTCGCGCTCGGTTTGCAGGCCGCCGGCCGGCCGTTCCTCTGGGTTCTCAAGAACCACCCGTCGTGGCGAGCCGGCCTGCCCGACCGGTTCGTGGAGACCGTCGCCAGCAGCCGCGGCATCGGCAAGATAGTCCCGTGGGCGCCGCAGGAGGAAGTTCTCGGTCATCACGCTGTAGGCTGCTACATCACGCACTGCGGTTGGAACTCAACGCTGGAAGCCGTAAGGCACCGAGTCCGCATGATCTGCTACCCTATCTCCGGTGACCAGTTCATCAACTGCGCCTACATCGTTAAGATGTGGGAGGCTGGGATGGCAATGGACAGCACGGACCGGGATGGTGTGAAGGACTGTATTGAGAGGGTCATGGAGGGCGAGGAGGGTAGGCGTTTGCAAGAGAAAGTGAATGGGATGGAGAAAGTCGTGGCAGGTGAGGCGCGGAGTATTGCCAAGGGGAACCTCGACCTATTCATCAATGGAATCGAGAGCGGTGACGATTGGGTAACAAAACTATGA